In Bradyrhizobium sp. CCBAU 051011, the following are encoded in one genomic region:
- the uvrA gene encoding excinuclease ABC subunit UvrA: protein MDEVLRAKRQQNAGSASRAITIRGAREHNLKNVDLEIPRDKLVVFTGLSGSGKSSLAFDTIYAEGQRRYVESLSAYARQFLEMMQKPDVDQIDGLSPAISIEQKTTSKNPRSTVGTVTEIYDYMRLLWARVGVPYSPATGLPIESQIVSQMVDRVLALPEGTRLYLLAPVVRGRKGEYKKEIAEWLKKGFQRVKIDGTFYELSDAPVLDKKFPHDIDVVVDRIVVRPDLGQRLAESFETALKLAEGLAVIEYADAPAGAAEEKKSDKKTAKIHDKSGPERILFSEKFACPVSGFTIPEIEPRLFSFNNPYGACPACGGLGVEQHIDEDLVIPDKELTLRKGAIAPWAKSSSPYYIQTLTALGKFYKFTLDTKWKDLPKKTQAALLHGSGDDEIKFSYEDGVRSYDTKKPFEGVITNLERRYRETESEWAREELAKYFSDIPCAGCNGHRLKPESLCVKIGGKHIGEISELSVKRAGEWFESVPAALNAQQNEIAARVLKEIRERLSFLLDVGLNYLTLSRSSGTLSGGESQRIRLASQIGSGLTGVLYVLDEPSIGLHQRDNARLLETLKRLRDLGNTVIVVEHDEDAIRLADYVLDIGPGAGMHGGHIVAQGTPAEVMKNPKSLTGKYLTGELSVAIPERRPPNHRRTIKVVNARGNNLKNVSAEIPLGLFTCVTGVSGGGKSTLLIDTLYRAIARKLNNASEGAAPHDRIEGLEHIDKIIDIDQSPIGRTPRSNPATYTGAFTPIREWFAGLPEAKARGYEPGRFSFNVKGGRCEACQGDGVIKIEMHFLPDVYVTCDTCKGKRYNRETLEVLFKGKSISDVLDMTVEEAAEFFKAVPRVRETFKTLHRVGLDYIHVGQQATTLSGGEAQRVKLAKELSKRATGRTLYILDEPTTGLHFHDVAKLLEVLHELVAQGNTVVVIEHNLEVIKTADWVIDLGPEGGDGGGEIVAWGPPEDIVKAPRSYTGKFLAPVLKKADGKPRKASSASEAAE, encoded by the coding sequence ATGGATGAAGTGCTAAGGGCGAAGCGCCAACAGAACGCCGGCTCCGCATCGCGTGCGATCACGATTCGCGGTGCGCGCGAGCACAATCTCAAGAATGTCGATCTCGAGATTCCCCGCGACAAACTGGTCGTGTTCACTGGCCTCTCCGGCTCCGGCAAATCCTCCCTCGCTTTCGACACCATCTATGCCGAAGGCCAGCGCCGCTACGTCGAATCGCTCTCGGCTTACGCGCGTCAGTTTCTGGAGATGATGCAGAAGCCTGATGTCGATCAGATCGACGGCCTCTCGCCTGCGATCTCGATCGAGCAGAAGACGACGTCGAAGAATCCGCGCTCCACTGTCGGCACCGTCACCGAAATCTACGACTATATGCGCCTGTTGTGGGCGCGCGTCGGCGTGCCCTATTCGCCGGCCACCGGCCTGCCGATCGAAAGTCAGATCGTCTCGCAGATGGTCGACCGCGTGCTGGCGCTGCCCGAAGGCACCCGCCTCTATCTGCTGGCGCCGGTCGTGCGCGGGCGCAAGGGCGAATACAAGAAAGAGATCGCCGAATGGCTCAAAAAGGGTTTTCAGCGCGTCAAGATCGACGGCACCTTCTATGAGCTCTCGGACGCGCCAGTTCTCGACAAGAAATTCCCGCACGACATCGATGTGGTGGTCGACCGCATCGTGGTCCGTCCCGATCTCGGCCAGCGCCTCGCCGAAAGTTTTGAGACCGCGCTGAAGCTCGCTGAGGGCCTAGCCGTGATCGAATATGCGGATGCCCCGGCGGGCGCGGCGGAAGAGAAGAAGTCCGACAAGAAGACCGCAAAAATCCACGACAAGAGTGGACCGGAGCGAATTCTGTTTTCGGAAAAATTCGCCTGCCCGGTTTCCGGCTTCACGATCCCGGAGATCGAGCCGCGGCTGTTCTCGTTCAACAACCCCTACGGCGCCTGCCCCGCCTGCGGCGGCCTCGGCGTCGAGCAGCATATCGACGAGGACCTCGTCATTCCCGACAAGGAGCTGACGCTACGCAAGGGCGCCATCGCGCCCTGGGCCAAATCATCCTCGCCCTATTACATCCAGACGCTGACCGCGCTTGGAAAATTCTACAAGTTCACGCTCGACACCAAGTGGAAGGACCTGCCGAAGAAGACGCAGGCAGCGCTGCTGCACGGCTCCGGCGACGACGAGATCAAATTCTCCTATGAGGACGGCGTCCGCTCCTACGACACCAAGAAACCGTTCGAGGGCGTCATCACCAATCTCGAGCGCCGCTACCGCGAGACCGAAAGCGAGTGGGCGCGCGAGGAGCTGGCAAAGTATTTCTCCGACATTCCCTGCGCGGGCTGCAACGGCCATCGCCTCAAGCCGGAGTCGCTCTGCGTCAAGATCGGCGGCAAGCATATCGGCGAGATTTCCGAATTGTCGGTGAAGCGCGCCGGCGAATGGTTCGAGAGCGTGCCGGCCGCGCTCAACGCGCAGCAGAACGAGATCGCCGCGCGCGTGCTGAAGGAGATCCGCGAGCGGTTGTCGTTCCTGCTCGACGTCGGCCTGAACTATCTGACCCTATCCCGCTCCTCCGGCACGCTGTCCGGCGGCGAAAGCCAGCGCATCCGCCTGGCCTCGCAGATCGGCTCGGGGCTGACCGGCGTGCTCTACGTGCTGGACGAGCCCTCGATCGGCCTGCACCAGCGCGACAACGCGCGTCTATTGGAAACGCTGAAGCGGCTGCGCGACCTCGGCAATACCGTGATCGTGGTCGAGCATGACGAGGACGCGATCCGCCTCGCCGACTACGTGCTCGACATCGGCCCCGGCGCCGGCATGCATGGCGGCCACATCGTGGCGCAGGGCACGCCCGCCGAGGTCATGAAGAATCCGAAGTCGCTGACCGGGAAATACCTCACCGGCGAATTGTCGGTGGCGATCCCCGAGCGCCGGCCGCCGAACCATCGCCGCACCATCAAGGTCGTCAACGCCCGCGGCAATAATCTGAAGAATGTCTCGGCGGAGATTCCGCTCGGCCTGTTCACCTGCGTGACGGGAGTTTCCGGCGGCGGCAAGTCGACCCTTCTGATCGACACGCTCTACCGCGCGATTGCCCGAAAACTCAACAACGCCAGCGAGGGCGCGGCCCCGCACGACCGCATCGAGGGGCTGGAGCATATCGACAAGATCATCGACATCGACCAGTCGCCGATCGGCCGCACGCCGCGCTCCAACCCCGCGACCTATACCGGCGCCTTCACGCCGATCCGCGAATGGTTCGCCGGCCTGCCCGAAGCCAAGGCGCGCGGCTACGAGCCCGGCCGCTTCTCCTTCAACGTCAAGGGCGGCCGCTGCGAGGCCTGCCAGGGCGATGGCGTCATCAAGATCGAGATGCACTTTTTGCCCGACGTCTACGTCACCTGCGATACCTGCAAGGGCAAGCGCTACAACCGCGAGACGCTCGAAGTCCTGTTCAAGGGCAAGTCGATCTCCGACGTGCTCGACATGACGGTGGAAGAAGCCGCCGAATTCTTCAAAGCCGTCCCCCGCGTCCGCGAGACCTTCAAGACGCTGCACCGCGTCGGCCTCGACTACATCCATGTCGGCCAGCAGGCGACAACGCTCTCGGGCGGCGAAGCCCAGCGCGTCAAACTGGCCAAAGAACTCTCAAAGCGCGCCACCGGCCGCACGCTCTATATCCTCGACGAGCCGACAACGGGCCTGCACTTCCACGACGTCGCAAAACTCCTGGAAGTGCTGCACGAGCTGGTCGCCCAGGGCAACACGGTGGTGGTGATCGAGCACAATCTGGAGGTCATCAAGACCGCCGACTGGGTCATTGACCTCGGCCCCGAAGGCGGCGACGGCGGCGGCGAGATCGTCGCCTGGGGCCCGCCGGAGGACATCGTCAAGGCGCCGCGGAGCTATACGGGGAAGTTTTTGGCCCCGGTGCTGAAGAAGGCTGATGGCAAGCCAAGGAAGGCAAGCAGCGCGAGTGAGGCGGCGGAGTAG
- a CDS encoding PCC domain-containing protein — MRSIEQPGPPAPERIQWVAARGRAFSFTLEAGLPLLEAARRGFAAAGFSGGVLSMRGGALGPFAYVMPALSKTGANAAFYSDTYRPSGITRLKCGAMTLGERDGTPFFHCHGLWTETDGHLHGGHILPEESIVAEPFAAEAFGIDGAVFTAEPDPETNFKLFGPVARASTDVKAESRAFALRLRPNQDFAAALETFCRQHGILRARIHGGVGSTIGAHFTDGRTVVPFATELAIKAGMIAPGADGTLHAEIDIALVDYLGGIAEGRLMRGDNPVLMTMELVLEVV, encoded by the coding sequence ATGCGAAGCATCGAGCAGCCCGGGCCGCCCGCGCCCGAACGCATCCAATGGGTCGCGGCGCGGGGACGGGCGTTTTCATTTACACTTGAGGCCGGTCTGCCGCTGCTGGAAGCCGCACGCCGCGGCTTTGCGGCGGCCGGTTTTTCCGGCGGCGTGTTGAGTATGCGGGGAGGGGCGCTCGGCCCGTTCGCCTATGTGATGCCGGCGCTATCGAAGACCGGCGCCAATGCGGCGTTCTACAGCGATACGTATCGGCCCTCCGGCATCACGCGGCTGAAGTGTGGGGCGATGACGCTTGGCGAGCGCGACGGCACGCCGTTCTTTCATTGCCACGGGCTGTGGACCGAGACCGACGGCCATCTGCACGGCGGCCACATTCTTCCCGAGGAGAGCATCGTCGCCGAACCGTTCGCGGCGGAAGCGTTCGGCATCGACGGCGCTGTTTTCACGGCCGAGCCAGACCCCGAGACCAATTTCAAATTGTTCGGCCCGGTGGCGCGCGCGAGCACGGATGTGAAAGCTGAGAGCCGCGCGTTTGCACTGCGGCTGCGGCCGAATCAGGATTTTGCCGCCGCGCTGGAGACCTTCTGCCGGCAGCACGGCATCCTGCGCGCGCGGATTCACGGCGGCGTAGGCTCCACCATCGGTGCGCATTTCACCGACGGCCGAACGGTAGTGCCGTTTGCGACCGAGCTTGCCATCAAGGCCGGCATGATCGCGCCCGGCGCCGACGGCACGTTGCACGCGGAGATCGATATCGCACTCGTGGATTATCTGGGCGGCATCGCCGAGGGCCGGCTGATGCGCGGCGATAACCCGGTACTGATGACGATGGAGCTGGTGCTGGAAGTGGTTTGA
- a CDS encoding SRPBCC family protein, giving the protein MSVTIARVGAVVMALAMMGTAWAHGPTRQKVRESIEINAPPAKVWAVIGNFQDMSWLQPVSKTEGAKGNEIEATRRLTLADGATVDEELYKYDAEKMTYSYRITAVDVKVLPVTNYSSTLTVTPSADGKGSSLEWAGAFYRGFPNNDPPPELSDAAAVKAVSGLYRAGLEALKKKVESGS; this is encoded by the coding sequence ATGAGCGTGACGATTGCGAGGGTGGGCGCCGTGGTGATGGCGCTGGCGATGATGGGGACCGCCTGGGCGCACGGGCCAACCCGCCAGAAGGTGCGGGAATCGATCGAGATCAACGCGCCGCCGGCCAAGGTGTGGGCGGTGATCGGCAATTTCCAGGACATGAGCTGGCTGCAGCCGGTCAGCAAGACCGAGGGCGCGAAAGGCAACGAGATCGAGGCCACGCGGCGGTTGACGCTCGCTGATGGCGCGACCGTCGATGAGGAGCTCTACAAGTACGATGCCGAGAAGATGACCTACTCCTACCGGATCACGGCCGTCGACGTGAAGGTGCTGCCGGTCACCAACTATTCGTCTACCCTGACGGTCACCCCTAGCGCCGACGGCAAGGGGAGCAGCCTGGAGTGGGCCGGCGCATTCTATCGCGGCTTTCCCAACAACGATCCGCCGCCGGAGCTGAGCGATGCGGCCGCGGTGAAAGCGGTTAGCGGGCTCTACCGTGCGGGCCTCGAGGCGCTGAAGAAGAAGGTCGAAAGCGGAAGCTGA
- a CDS encoding single-stranded DNA-binding protein has translation MAGSVNKVILVGNLGKDPEIRRTQDGRPIANLSIATSETWRDKGTGERKEKTEWHRVVIFNEGLCKVAEQYLKKGAKVYIEGQLQTRKWTDQSGVEKYSTEVVLQGFNSTLTMLDGRGGGGGGSFGSDDSGDFGSSGPVSSAPRRAVAAGSRNSDMDDDIPF, from the coding sequence ATGGCGGGAAGTGTGAACAAGGTGATTCTGGTCGGCAACCTCGGCAAGGATCCGGAGATCCGGCGCACACAGGACGGGCGGCCGATTGCCAATCTGAGCATCGCGACCTCGGAGACCTGGCGCGACAAGGGTACCGGCGAGCGCAAGGAAAAGACCGAGTGGCACCGCGTCGTGATCTTCAACGAGGGGCTCTGCAAGGTCGCCGAGCAATACCTGAAGAAGGGCGCCAAGGTTTACATCGAGGGCCAGCTGCAGACGCGCAAATGGACCGATCAGAGCGGCGTCGAGAAATACTCGACCGAAGTTGTGTTGCAGGGATTTAACTCGACCCTGACCATGCTCGATGGCCGCGGCGGCGGTGGAGGCGGCAGCTTCGGCTCCGATGATTCCGGCGATTTCGGCTCCAGCGGTCCGGTCTCTTCGGCGCCGCGGCGGGCGGTGGCGGCCGGCAGCCGCAACAGCGACATGGACGACGACATCCCGTTCTAG
- a CDS encoding AAA family ATPase, whose product MASRRNRPINLPAPYLKRVWLEPSRITNREAYPFCLPLLRDDFELSFDRAITIIVGENGTGKSTLLEGIAVLAGYDEAGGGKGYMTVDHSWALEKMGGQLSNALRASWLPKITNGWFFRAESFFSVARYLDEMAQKYPKGGGPPPDFLSHSHGEGFLRFFEERCQRQGIFIFDEPESALSPARQIEFLKLMRRMENVGHCQIIMATHAPMLMAYPNATLLRLTKYGLEPVAVRETDHYKVLREFCDDPDGFVEAAIEE is encoded by the coding sequence ATGGCCTCCCGACGCAATCGTCCGATCAACCTGCCGGCGCCGTATCTCAAGCGCGTCTGGCTCGAGCCGTCACGGATCACCAACCGCGAGGCCTATCCGTTCTGCCTCCCGTTGCTGCGCGACGATTTCGAGCTGAGCTTTGACCGGGCGATCACCATCATCGTCGGCGAGAACGGGACGGGCAAATCCACCTTGCTCGAGGGCATCGCCGTGCTCGCCGGCTATGACGAAGCCGGCGGCGGCAAGGGGTACATGACAGTCGACCACTCCTGGGCGTTGGAAAAAATGGGGGGACAATTGTCCAACGCGTTGCGGGCGAGCTGGCTACCCAAAATCACCAATGGCTGGTTTTTCCGCGCCGAAAGCTTTTTCTCGGTTGCCCGATACTTAGACGAGATGGCTCAGAAATATCCAAAGGGAGGAGGCCCTCCGCCGGACTTCCTGTCTCATTCCCACGGCGAAGGCTTTCTGCGTTTCTTCGAAGAGCGTTGCCAGCGGCAGGGCATCTTCATCTTCGACGAACCAGAATCCGCGCTGTCGCCGGCGCGGCAGATCGAGTTTCTGAAACTGATGCGACGGATGGAGAACGTCGGCCATTGCCAGATCATCATGGCCACGCACGCACCAATGCTGATGGCGTATCCCAACGCGACGTTGCTGCGGCTGACGAAATACGGGCTGGAGCCGGTGGCGGTGCGCGAGACGGACCACTACAAGGTCCTGCGCGAGTTCTGCGATGACCCGGACGGGTTCGTCGAGGCGGCGATCGAGGAGTGA
- a CDS encoding cytochrome D1 domain-containing protein, with amino-acid sequence MRAVALAALVAGIGSAFAGQGWAEEAFVTNQLSENLTVVDLTSLRPVATIAIGGKPAGVAITPDGRFAYVTSPDIKALTVIDAAARRIVGKIDVGGGPLGVAVTPDGATVYVADWYAAAVRVIDPREQRVIANITVGASPSGLAVTPDGRLLLSADRDADSVSVIDTATRERRAVVKVGTRPFGITIDAEGRRAYTANVGSNDVSVIDIAEHKEIGRVKTGLRPYAVALAQGRGFVTDQYDGTVSVFDLATLAPIKRITVGDYPEGIAATADGRRVIVANWESNSISVIDAAELKVTGEIKVGDGPRAFGRFLRR; translated from the coding sequence GTGCGGGCCGTTGCCCTGGCGGCGCTCGTCGCCGGCATCGGCTCCGCCTTCGCCGGGCAGGGCTGGGCCGAGGAGGCGTTCGTCACCAACCAGCTCAGCGAAAATCTGACGGTCGTGGATCTCACATCCTTGCGGCCGGTCGCGACCATCGCGATCGGCGGCAAGCCTGCGGGCGTCGCGATCACCCCGGACGGACGCTTCGCCTATGTGACGAGCCCGGACATCAAGGCGCTGACGGTGATCGATGCCGCCGCACGCCGGATCGTCGGCAAGATCGACGTCGGCGGCGGCCCACTCGGTGTCGCCGTGACGCCGGATGGCGCCACCGTCTATGTCGCCGACTGGTACGCCGCGGCGGTGCGGGTGATCGATCCCAGGGAGCAGCGCGTGATCGCAAATATCACGGTCGGCGCATCGCCCTCGGGTCTCGCGGTGACGCCGGACGGGCGGCTCCTGCTCTCGGCGGACCGCGACGCCGACAGCGTGTCCGTCATCGATACCGCAACGCGCGAGCGGCGGGCCGTCGTCAAGGTCGGGACGCGCCCGTTTGGCATTACGATCGATGCCGAGGGCCGGCGCGCCTACACAGCGAATGTCGGCTCGAACGACGTGTCGGTGATTGACATCGCCGAACACAAGGAGATTGGACGCGTGAAGACGGGTTTGCGCCCCTATGCAGTGGCGCTCGCCCAGGGCCGCGGCTTCGTCACCGACCAGTACGACGGCACCGTCAGCGTGTTCGATCTCGCCACGCTGGCGCCGATCAAGCGCATCACCGTGGGCGACTATCCGGAAGGAATCGCGGCGACGGCGGATGGCAGGCGCGTCATCGTGGCGAACTGGGAGAGCAACTCGATCAGCGTGATCGATGCGGCCGAGCTCAAGGTGACAGGCGAGATCAAGGTCGGCGACGGGCCGCGCGCGTTCGGAAGGTTCTTGCGGCGGTAG
- a CDS encoding DUF2306 domain-containing protein, protein MSLAPLLEAPGTIPLHAFAAMAAFALGIVQFAAPKGTLPHRTIGWIWVLLMFAVAVSGFWIHEIRMFGPFSPIHLLSIFTPIMLVFAVLHARRHNVGAHKKAMISIFFGALVVAGVFTFLPGRIMHAVVFGP, encoded by the coding sequence ATGAGCCTCGCACCGTTGCTGGAGGCCCCCGGCACGATCCCGCTGCACGCCTTCGCCGCGATGGCGGCGTTTGCGCTCGGCATCGTACAGTTCGCCGCGCCAAAGGGGACCTTGCCGCACCGGACCATCGGCTGGATCTGGGTGCTGCTGATGTTTGCGGTCGCAGTCAGCGGGTTCTGGATCCACGAGATCCGCATGTTCGGCCCGTTCAGCCCGATCCATCTGCTGTCGATTTTCACGCCGATCATGCTGGTGTTCGCGGTTCTGCACGCCCGCCGGCACAATGTCGGCGCGCATAAGAAGGCGATGATCTCAATCTTCTTCGGCGCGCTCGTCGTCGCCGGCGTGTTCACGTTCCTGCCGGGACGGATCATGCATGCGGTAGTTTTCGGTCCATAA
- a CDS encoding outer membrane protein: protein MKRLLLAGAAILSAATAASAADLRARPYTKGPAPAVVSPAYNWSGFYIGAMGGYGWETDAGSGGFGGGTIGYNWQFPGSQFVFGIEVDAAGASIKDSVTEDLGGGLLVTSETKINSFGSVTGRAGFALDAALLYAKGGYAWANNKASISAIGQTFSDNQTHTGFTIGGGLEYMFTPNWSAKGEYMYTSLGGETYNLGGIPLDSGNFDFHTIKVGVNYHFR, encoded by the coding sequence ATGAAACGACTACTTCTAGCTGGTGCAGCCATTCTGTCGGCCGCCACCGCGGCCTCGGCCGCCGACCTGCGGGCGCGGCCCTACACGAAGGGTCCGGCGCCGGCGGTGGTGTCTCCGGCGTACAACTGGTCCGGCTTCTATATCGGCGCGATGGGCGGCTATGGCTGGGAGACTGATGCGGGCAGCGGCGGCTTCGGCGGCGGCACGATCGGCTACAACTGGCAATTCCCCGGCAGCCAGTTCGTCTTCGGTATCGAAGTCGACGCCGCCGGCGCCAGCATCAAGGACAGCGTCACCGAGGATCTTGGCGGCGGGCTTCTGGTCACCTCCGAAACCAAGATCAACTCATTCGGCAGCGTGACCGGCCGCGCCGGTTTTGCGCTCGATGCAGCCCTGCTCTACGCCAAGGGCGGTTATGCCTGGGCCAACAACAAGGCCTCCATTTCAGCGATCGGGCAGACGTTCTCGGATAACCAGACTCATACGGGCTTCACCATCGGCGGCGGCCTCGAATACATGTTCACGCCGAACTGGTCGGCCAAGGGCGAGTACATGTACACGAGCCTCGGCGGCGAAACCTACAATCTGGGCGGCATCCCGCTGGATTCCGGCAACTTCGACTTCCACACCATCAAGGTCGGCGTGAACTATCACTTCAGGTAA
- a CDS encoding PRC-barrel domain-containing protein, translated as MPHTLVPSDRVERVNVYGRDGTKLGSIERLMLDKVSGTVAYAVIKTGGLLGSHHHCPIRWDALRFDSARQAYQTDVTLEDLRAGPSELDEEAFDWGDRSRPHPHYWTV; from the coding sequence ATGCCTCATACCCTGGTGCCCAGCGATCGCGTCGAGCGCGTGAACGTGTACGGGCGCGATGGCACGAAACTCGGCTCGATCGAGCGGCTGATGCTCGACAAGGTGAGCGGAACCGTGGCCTACGCCGTGATCAAGACCGGAGGGCTGCTCGGCAGCCACCATCACTGTCCGATCCGCTGGGACGCTCTCCGATTTGATTCCGCACGCCAAGCCTACCAGACCGACGTGACGCTGGAGGATTTGCGCGCGGGCCCGTCCGAGCTCGATGAAGAGGCCTTCGATTGGGGCGATCGCTCGCGCCCGCATCCGCACTATTGGACGGTGTAG
- a CDS encoding outer membrane protein translates to MKKILLTTTGLIAFGMAPAIAADLPARAYTKAPAAAIAINNWTGFYLGAMGGYAQENSSGIGTLSGGFAGGTAGYNWQMGNVVLGLEADAAWADVGANVGLFGGLASVDYTIRSMGTVRGRVGYAFDQVLVYGTGGYAWSDNRFTATALGVSVSDDRFHSGWTLGAGVEVMFAPKWSVKAEYLYKSLEGGTYFGNAVAGGVQVGTINLNSVQVGVNYHF, encoded by the coding sequence GTGAAAAAGATTCTGCTGACCACCACCGGTTTGATCGCGTTTGGGATGGCGCCCGCGATCGCCGCCGATCTTCCCGCGCGGGCCTACACCAAGGCACCCGCCGCCGCGATTGCGATCAATAACTGGACCGGCTTCTACCTCGGCGCGATGGGCGGCTACGCCCAGGAGAATTCGTCGGGCATCGGCACGCTGAGCGGCGGATTCGCTGGCGGCACCGCCGGCTACAACTGGCAGATGGGCAACGTCGTCCTCGGTCTCGAAGCCGACGCCGCCTGGGCTGACGTGGGTGCGAACGTGGGCCTCTTCGGGGGTCTCGCCTCGGTCGACTACACGATTCGCTCGATGGGTACCGTTCGCGGCCGCGTCGGCTACGCCTTCGATCAGGTCCTCGTCTACGGCACCGGCGGCTACGCCTGGTCCGACAACCGCTTCACCGCGACCGCGCTCGGCGTGAGCGTCTCGGACGATCGCTTCCACTCGGGCTGGACCCTCGGCGCCGGTGTTGAGGTCATGTTCGCACCGAAATGGTCGGTCAAGGCCGAGTACCTCTATAAGAGCCTCGAAGGCGGTACCTACTTCGGCAACGCCGTCGCGGGCGGCGTTCAGGTCGGAACGATCAACCTGAACAGCGTTCAGGTCGGCGTGAACTATCACTTCTAA
- a CDS encoding RNA 2'-phosphotransferase — MSIDQTQLSKFLSLVLRHKPDAIGLALDSQGWANIGELIDKASALGTKFDRTELLHVVETSDKKRFSVSADGLRIRAAQGHSVSVELGLSPKEPPPVLYHGTATRFVEAILEQGLRPQARQQVHLSRDEETARRVGARHGKPHIFKIDALAMHASGMKFYLADNGVWLTDRVPPEFLSSTAAD, encoded by the coding sequence ATGTCGATCGATCAAACGCAGCTAAGCAAGTTCTTGAGTCTCGTCCTGCGTCACAAGCCGGATGCGATCGGGCTTGCGCTGGATTCCCAAGGGTGGGCCAACATCGGAGAACTGATCGACAAGGCCAGTGCCCTCGGCACGAAGTTCGACCGGACAGAGCTGCTTCACGTCGTCGAGACAAGCGATAAGAAGCGATTTTCGGTCTCGGCAGATGGGCTGCGCATTCGGGCAGCCCAGGGGCATTCTGTGTCCGTTGAACTCGGGTTGTCGCCCAAAGAACCGCCGCCGGTGCTGTATCACGGGACAGCGACGCGGTTTGTGGAAGCAATACTTGAACAGGGGCTCAGGCCGCAGGCCCGCCAGCAGGTTCATCTCTCCCGCGATGAAGAGACGGCCCGTCGTGTGGGTGCGCGACATGGCAAGCCGCATATCTTTAAGATCGACGCGCTAGCCATGCATGCGAGTGGCATGAAGTTCTACCTCGCTGACAACGGTGTCTGGCTGACGGATCGAGTGCCGCCGGAGTTCTTGTCGTCAACCGCGGCAGATTAG
- a CDS encoding outer membrane protein has protein sequence MKKFLLGTVALIAFAAPAAAADLRARPITKAPPAPVAVVYDWTGFYIGANGGWGSSRKCWDLTNDGVGPVVPAFHEGCHDATGGTAGGQLGYRWQAGTWVFGLEGQGNWADFRGDNVSLFDPTLRNESRIDAFGLITGQVGYAANNVLFYLKGGAAVTADRFRIRDVASGVVIANTGDDTRWGGVVGAGIEFGFAPNWSAGIEYNHLFMQDRTHDFVTTVGGLAFGSDRIRQDVDLVTVRVNYRWGGPVIARY, from the coding sequence ATGAAGAAGTTTCTGTTAGGTACGGTTGCTCTCATCGCGTTCGCTGCGCCTGCCGCGGCCGCCGACCTGCGGGCGCGGCCCATCACCAAGGCGCCGCCGGCACCGGTCGCCGTGGTCTACGATTGGACGGGCTTCTACATCGGCGCAAACGGTGGCTGGGGTTCCAGCCGCAAGTGCTGGGATCTCACCAACGATGGCGTGGGTCCTGTAGTTCCGGCCTTCCACGAAGGCTGCCACGATGCAACCGGAGGCACCGCCGGCGGTCAGCTCGGTTATCGCTGGCAAGCTGGCACCTGGGTGTTCGGTCTTGAAGGCCAGGGCAACTGGGCCGACTTCAGGGGCGACAATGTGAGCCTGTTCGATCCGACGCTCCGCAACGAGTCGCGCATCGATGCGTTCGGCCTGATCACGGGCCAGGTCGGTTACGCCGCCAACAACGTTCTGTTCTACCTCAAGGGCGGTGCGGCCGTTACGGCGGATCGTTTCCGCATCCGCGATGTTGCCTCGGGCGTCGTGATTGCCAACACCGGTGACGACACCCGCTGGGGTGGCGTGGTCGGCGCGGGCATCGAATTCGGCTTTGCCCCCAACTGGTCGGCCGGCATTGAATATAACCACTTGTTCATGCAGGACCGCACCCACGACTTCGTCACCACCGTGGGCGGCCTCGCCTTCGGCAGCGACCGCATCCGCCAGGACGTCGATCTCGTCACCGTTCGCGTGAACTACCGGTGGGGTGGCCCGGTGATTGCGAGGTACTGA